GTCCCAGGCCTATTCTGTAAGTTTctagtataatttttattttcattctgtTAATATGTAATTATAGGTTTATTACGATTaaagaaattgtatatcttgccAATACTAAAATCGCTACAAACAATAAAGCATTATGTAATTTAATCTAACAGGTTGTTGTTGTTTtaattttcaacaaatttatatcgGACGAAATATATctacttttctttttcttggattatCATCGATTTATGGTTGATCCAAATAGAAATAGGTCTGTAAGGAGCACATGGTGATTCAATCCTTGGATGGGTATGTAATTACAATTAAGATTTCCAAATACGTTTCATTCACCTTACAGAATAGGCCTGTGCATTCaaaaaattttatgttcaattaccttttttcttttcaaaaattattcaatttgtTTCTTTGTATTTACAAATTATGCGACATGTTCCTGCTTTtgtctatattataataattattctttTGAAATGTGTTGATTGCATAGCTTGAAATAGACGATGGAAGAGAACTAACCGAGGGATTTTTACAAGAGGAATTACATCCGAAAGTCAGTTTGCATCAGCCAAAATTCGCAAAGCCTAAGGGTCCACCAGGCAGAGGTGCAAAACGTTTAACCAAGGTTCAAGATTTAGGAACTTCGGATCAAGATAGTTAAATAGATACTTTAAGAACTTGTTGATCTATAATCTATATGCTCATCAGATGTATATGCATACATAGATCTATTTGTATATATCGATATATACaaagtacacacacacacacacacccatatatatgtatatatatgcatatatatgttATGATCTTTCTTTGTTGAGCGATGAGTGTGTCATCTTAAAACTCCTTCCATTTATCGACCCAAAAGTATTATTTTATCTATGCAAAAAAacgatttttttgtgtaattttgaattagaatttattGGTTTTACTTGAGCATCAGGCCTATTTTGTAACCGTGATTCTGAAACTGTATTACatgattatttatattatatatattcattTCAATGCACAGAGTATTATAAAGATGTAAATAAGGTCCGTTTGTATGATAACGATGATACATACATTATATGTGTTTACAGGATAGGACATAATGGGattattttttatacataaacgGGAACGATTATTCAAAATTTCCCTTGTTTATAGATACATGGAAAAACAGTttaaatcgaaatgaaactgttCAAAAAATgtgggaaaattttattttaatcccaGGTTCATTTGGATCGATAACGTTTCAAATATCTTAGCTTCTTCATATATCTATAAACACTAAAGCCATTTAGGTATCCCTATTTGCATATCCATCTTTCTGTATATTCAATTCAGTAATGAGCTTCCAATGAAACAAGTGATACATTTAAAGATTGCagttaaattttctatattcaagatatattttattatacatacaatCTGTATTATTCGAgagttattaaataaataaggaATGATACAGATTTATTCACATTCTAAGTACAGTTCTTTCAAAAACAACATGTtagctatttttattttgaggcTTTGCCGTTTCTTGGAGTACTTTAGTTTCGACAAACGTATCtctaaatgctttcgcttcCTCATCCATGTAATCTGTTTGcactttatttaaattactaaaacataaatattcatttcagaaAAGTTACAAGTTGTTACCAACTCGATTCTCAAGACCATGAAAACTTACTCTCGTCTCTTTTGCATAAGTTGGAAATGTATTTCATACAAGTCACTCATCTCGACTCCAGCAATGTATAATATTAGCTTTGTGATTGAGCCATAAACAGTGCCCAACATACTACCAGCGACAGTACCAGCTATCATTCCTTTAAGTCCCATGTTCATTTTGAACATGCTTCCTGCTACAGCGCCAGCAATGGTAGAATTGAACAATTCGAATTTGCCTCTATATACGTACAGCATAATTGATGTGCTCCTGGTACAGAACTTGAAATGAAATTGCATTTATACTCTTGCTTAGCTACGATCAATGACCATACAAAATTCTCTTACTGGAATAAAAAGCAGAAGGCACCTAGTTTCCAACAAAGACCCATACCCCCTTTAATGAATTCCAAGGCGAACTTATTATGTAATTGTCTCTTCGCATGGAAAGTACTGTCCCATTTTGTAGCTTGATGCTCTCTTCTAAAATTGTATGGTAAATCTATGGTTTTCGATATTCCACCGAAACAAAACCCTCCTATGATGCCCGCGGTTGTGGCGCTCATGATAGATTGAAACTCTTTAGTTATATGGCCTTCTCTGCATCAACAGTTGAACTTGAATTAATAATACTAAAACGTAGTTGATGCTACTAGTCGAGAAGTATACTTACGAATCGTGAAACATGTTTTTCAATCTGTCTATACCAATTTCACCTGGAGATAAAGATTCCATTTCAGCTATTTCAGGTAGTTTCGTCTGTTTGCTGACTTGGTCATTCGATCCGTCAACATTGGTAAATGGAAAGAAAAATGCGTACACCAGTGATTTATTTATCCGTAAGCGTAACATTGTGCTTTTCTTTCTACCTAACTCCGCAGAATTCAATAAGTTGTGTTGCAATGTTAATTCCTGTAAAATTGAAACACTATTTGTCTCATTCGCTGAATGTATATTTCACGAACTTTGCAAAGGTCAACCAAATATACATTTCATGATGCTTAATAACATTTCCACTTTCAATTcacaaaagaaaaaaacaagGTTAATTCCGAATTCCGGCGAGATTTTTCCAAGTGATTCGTGGCGCCTCTTGCGGCGGATTCTCAAAGCGTCAAATGACATAGTGTCCAACAGTTGTCGACATATGGCGCTGGCATTAAATTCCATactttttgtatatatataggACATAggatatacatacacatactcgcagatatatatatatctatatacctATAGGTAAAGGCGAGTAGTTGAGCGTTTCCTAATCTGATTCGTTGACATTGTCATTTTGTTCAACATCAAAATTATGATCAGATGTGCAATCCTTACGAATATCTTTTCTGCAATTGTCTAGGGTAGTTGTCTAGTATCGATGAAATGTTGACTGTTCATATTTGTTCATATTTGTTCATATTGAAATAGTTGAATAGGAAGCGTTGGAAATTGATTGTCTAAATTACTGATATATATACTACAATATACTATCAGTATATATCAGTGGTCTAAATACGGTCTATATATACCCAGCTAACCAGGCGTGCCTTGGGCAAGCCGTGCCTAGGGCACAGATCGGCAAATCATTGTCCAATCTACGCTCGGAGGTGCTCAAGTCCCGATTGGCTTAATTTTGGacgaccgtaggaccagggtttggacatgggcatgaggtcggcatcaggtcggcacgaatcggccgaatgtgcctttgtggcagcactgtcgcactgatgtaccgcatgccgaatatcgttttacaggtgaaacaaacaattccaatgccgcttttgcaaaattcacatgtttttctataagcgagggtgaaactaatatcctaatcgcgatatggagcaacaaaaaatgagtatacacattcggagctaatatcccgtacattactaccgggccggtatataagagaaattggcgaaactcggtcgctttaaaagttgaatattcttctattggcctcgggcgtctagaaaaatcagatggacagtacttatcgagtactgccattcgcgcggagatgataaaatcatttttatttatcatctttaaaatataagtgtattcaattagttgaaattgaactgtaaagaaaattgtacggcaatgcaaattttagattatgtctcttgcaatcgatgcagacaatttttatttcgcataaagatccgcagcctaggaaaaataacaaatgtgagaaataaataaaatttgtattttttttttcgccaatttctcttatataccggcccggtagtaatgtacgggatattagctccgaatgtgtatactcattttttgttgctccatatcgcgattaggatattagtttcaccctcgcttatagaaaaacatgtgaattttgcaaaagcggcattggaattgtttgtttcacctgtaaaacgatattcggcatgcggtacatcagtgcgacagtgctgccacaaaggcacattcggccgattcgtgccgacctgatgccgacctcatgcccatgtccaaaccctggtcctacggtcgtCCAAAATTAAGCCAATCGGGACTTGAGCACCTCCGAGCGTAGATTGGACAATGATTTGCCGATCTGTGCCCTAGGCACGGCTTGCCCAAGGCACGCCTGGTTAGCTGGGTATATATATCAGGTCCAATCCGTCCAATCAGATCTATATATGCTGATATATGCAACATATATGCAAATAGTAGGGATTCTATTCAGATTCTATATTGTTctatattaattctatatatCCTGTATATATCCTGATATATCCCTGTATATCCCTACTGATCCCTACTGATCCCTACTCTTTTTCACTCTTTTTCCATGCTTTTTCCATCTTTTTCTACGTGGATAGTTGGCACGACTGCATGATCAGTCTAGGGTGGTCTAGGGAAGTTCTATGAGTACCGTAGTAGACGTTCAGTAGACGTTCTATAAGTGCACCCATCATTGCATTAATTGTTTGTGCAGGGCTCCTGCATTGGGGTCAACTCTTCTCGATTCGAATGATTTATTCCTCCGCTCTACATATGAGAGAGCTTGAAATATTGGCGGTCGAGGCGTTGAtaacaattgaaattgaaacaatCGCCGTGTACAATCACAAACGAGTCGGTGATAGTCGTGTGATCGATAATAATGTTTGCTAGTACCACGGACACGAAGCGAGCCCAAACGTTGATCGTGTTCAAAACGAAGATTTAATACGAGCTCTCCTACCCCCTCTCCCTGTGGTAAGCATAAGAGACACCAACGAAAAAAGTGTCGcataatacaatatataaaaagaaccgAACGAGGCGTCGGGAACACGAGGCTGTGTAATTCATTTCGATCGGACGTGTAAGAGACACCATTTGCCTAGGCAAGGgtagagaaagggagagagaaagataggaaagaaagagagagagagagagagaaaaaaacatCTAGCGTGGCGAGACCTCGAAGAGTCAAAAGCTTGTTGCTGGACCATCTCGCGCgttaattcaatttttttttgaagCGCGCGCCGTAACATTTCGAAACGTCCGTTATTTTGCACGTACGTAAAATAGATTGAAAGAATTTCCTTCCGGAAGGAAATATCTATCGTGATACAGTGTTTTGTTTTTATCGTTGCAATTGATGCTACGATGTCTCGGGTCCTCGTACCTCGTTCTTTGAAACAAGCGTTTCGCGAGTGATTCTTTCATTCGTTActacattttttcttttctctttttttaataGGTATTCTCACCTTCCCGTTCGTTAGAGCGGAACACCGTTGGACAGCGGAAATTCCATTACGACGAGATACACCTCGCGTTATCGGTGTCAACGGGAGCTATTTCGTAACGGGAAAGGGATCACTACCACACAAACAGGAAGAGAAATTACGGTATGGCATCATCCATGGTGGCTGTTCCATCTGGAACAGCTTCGGTCCCAACTGGAACTGGTATCTCGCAGAGCGAAGAGGTGGAGAACAGAGATGTTTTCAGCGAACATAATATTAACTCGGTTACCGGCTGCAACGAAACCTCTAGTCCCGGAGATGCTCTGGAGGAGATCAATTGCGGTACAGATGAGAACGGCGATCAAGAGTGCGCCATATGCATGGGCAAACTGTGCTCGCCGCGAGTGCTCTCTTGTCTTCATGTGTTTTGCGAGGCTTGCCTAGACAAGCTTCTGATGGACGAGGCTGGTGACCCAAAAGTCGGCTCGGTCCTTGTCTGTCCTATCTGTCAACAAGAAACTTCCATTAGTTCTAAGGGTGCTGCATCGCTCACTTGCGACTATGTTCTAACTAATATACTGGATATGTCCGCAATCGAAAACATGGCTGTACTGTGTACCTCGTGCAAAGCCAAAGAAAGCGCCATCGCGCGGTGTTCggactgtgccaatttcttgtGCCCGAGTTGTAACTGCGCTCACCAGTTTATGCGCTGTTTCGAAAGTCACAAGGTGGTCGCCTTCGAAGATTTAAAGAAATCCAACGAAGCTATACCGATACACAAACCAATTTTTTG
This window of the Lasioglossum baleicum chromosome 20, iyLasBale1, whole genome shotgun sequence genome carries:
- the 140up gene encoding RPII140-upstream gene protein; amino-acid sequence: MLRLRINKSLVYAFFFPFTNVDGSNDQVSKQTKLPEIAEMESLSPGEIGIDRLKNMFHDSEGHITKEFQSIMSATTAGIIGGFCFGGISKTIDLPYNFRREHQATKWDSTFHAKRQLHNKFALEFIKGGMGLCWKLGAFCFLFQSTSIMLYVYRGKFELFNSTIAGAVAGSMFKMNMGLKGMIAGTVAGSMLGTVYGSITKLILYIAGVEMSDLYEIHFQLMQKRRDNLNKVQTDYMDEEAKAFRDTFVETKVLQETAKPQNKNS